One Lysinibacillus sp. OF-1 DNA segment encodes these proteins:
- a CDS encoding ABC transporter ATP-binding protein, translating to MENLASGYEQVRVFEGLNLTIEEGKVTTIIGPNGCGKSTLLKTIGRILKKQQGTVYLQEQNMQNLSTKDIAKKLAILSQTPVAPGQLKVEELIAYGRYPHRNNVNRLTNKDEEMIEWALTVTNTMEYRNRELAQLSGGQRQRVWLAMALAQETNILLLDEPTTYLDMAHQLEVLDIVKSLNEQHNCTIVMVLHDINHAARYSDHLIAMRKGVIMQSGTPQEILSAEVMRKVFNIDARIMEDPVTNTPVCYGYDILKEDNK from the coding sequence ATGGAAAACTTGGCTTCTGGTTATGAGCAGGTTCGTGTCTTTGAGGGATTAAATTTAACGATAGAGGAGGGCAAAGTGACAACAATCATTGGCCCGAATGGCTGCGGTAAATCAACCCTCCTTAAGACGATTGGACGTATTTTAAAAAAGCAACAAGGGACGGTTTATTTGCAGGAGCAAAACATGCAAAATTTATCGACGAAAGATATAGCCAAGAAATTAGCCATATTATCTCAAACACCTGTTGCTCCAGGTCAGTTAAAAGTGGAGGAGTTAATTGCGTATGGTCGCTATCCACATCGAAACAACGTCAATCGTTTAACGAATAAGGATGAGGAAATGATTGAGTGGGCGTTAACGGTCACGAATACGATGGAGTATCGCAATCGGGAGCTTGCACAGCTTTCTGGGGGACAGCGTCAGCGTGTATGGCTAGCGATGGCATTAGCACAAGAAACAAATATTTTGTTGTTGGACGAACCTACTACTTATTTAGATATGGCACATCAGTTAGAAGTATTGGATATTGTCAAAAGTTTAAATGAGCAGCACAACTGTACAATTGTGATGGTTCTACATGATATTAACCACGCTGCCAGATATTCAGATCATCTTATTGCGATGCGCAAAGGTGTTATTATGCAATCTGGAACGCCACAGGAAATTTTAAGTGCAGAGGTGATGCGCAAAGTATTTAATATTGATGCTCGCATTATGGAAGATCCTGTAACGAATACACCTGTGTGCTATGGCTATGACATTTTGAAGGAGGACAACAAATGA
- a CDS encoding FecCD family ABC transporter permease: MSMLVLLILVASYLHITNGVFDMSVMDVIKTLLRIEPNSKFDLVIFEFRLPRIVIAGLVGIGLGMAGVVLQGITRNGLADPGILGINAGAGAAVVIFMFFFQLKLVSADMSSWLSILMMPLFGFIGGTIAAILIFSFALKNGHLDMQRLILTGIAINSGFGALSLFLSLKMSAQDFESAAIWMAGSIYNANWIFVLTMIPWLVILGIYVHRKSYLLDYFQLEEDSITSLGIAVEKEKMKLLLASVGLVSACVSVSGSIGFIGLMAPHIAKQLVGIQHRYVMPVSALIGAGLLILADFIGKTVFAPSELAVGIVVSIIGIPYFLYLLVKSKA; the protein is encoded by the coding sequence ATGTCGATGCTTGTTTTACTGATTTTAGTTGCGAGCTATCTACATATTACAAATGGTGTTTTCGATATGTCTGTAATGGATGTTATCAAAACACTATTGCGTATTGAGCCAAATTCTAAATTTGACCTTGTTATTTTTGAATTTCGCTTACCTCGAATCGTCATTGCCGGACTCGTTGGCATTGGCTTAGGAATGGCAGGAGTAGTTTTACAAGGTATTACACGTAATGGACTAGCAGACCCAGGTATTTTAGGGATAAATGCAGGAGCAGGTGCGGCAGTCGTCATATTTATGTTCTTCTTTCAATTAAAGCTAGTGAGTGCAGATATGAGCAGCTGGCTGTCTATTTTAATGATGCCATTGTTCGGTTTTATCGGTGGAACGATTGCGGCTATCCTGATTTTTTCTTTTGCTTTGAAAAATGGTCATCTCGATATGCAACGATTAATATTAACGGGTATAGCCATTAACAGTGGGTTCGGAGCTTTATCCCTGTTCTTATCCTTAAAAATGAGTGCACAAGATTTTGAATCAGCAGCCATTTGGATGGCAGGTTCAATTTATAATGCGAATTGGATTTTTGTACTAACGATGATTCCTTGGCTTGTCATCTTAGGCATTTATGTGCATAGGAAATCGTATTTACTGGATTATTTTCAGCTTGAAGAGGATAGCATCACGAGTTTAGGGATTGCGGTTGAAAAGGAGAAAATGAAGCTTTTATTAGCCAGTGTCGGTCTTGTTAGTGCTTGTGTATCCGTATCAGGAAGTATTGGTTTCATCGGTTTAATGGCACCACATATTGCGAAGCAACTTGTTGGTATTCAGCATCGTTATGTCATGCCCGTGAGTGCGTTAATTGGTGCAGGTTTGTTAATTTTAGCTGATTTTATCGGCAAAACCGTATTTGCACCATCGGAGCTAGCTGTTGGAATTGTTGTTTCAATTATTGGGATTCCATATTTCTTGTATTTACTGGTGAAATCTAAGGCATAG
- a CDS encoding FecCD family ABC transporter permease: MKKTNIVSFSILAVSPFLIVLIALVSVLYGTKDISAMTVWQSMTAFDPSNVDHQIIRTGRIPRVAAVLLVGGFLAVAGAVMQGITRNYLASPSLMGVNDGSAFVITLAIVFFPGLPNYQMILLSMLGSALGAGIVFGFGSLIRNGLSPVRLAIIGTVIGTFLSSIATAIAMYFQVSQTVSAWYNTKVHMVDMDMLVLSIPFGLTGLVLALLSAKAITITSLGEDIAMGLGQKTKAVRIISMLAVVCLTGTAVALVGKIAFVGLVIPHITRFLVGVDYRYIIPCAAVIGAFFLALCDVLSRVVNYPFETPIGVLTALVGVPFFLYLVRKHGGEKRA, translated from the coding sequence TTGAAAAAAACAAACATCGTGTCATTTTCAATATTAGCGGTATCTCCTTTCCTGATTGTCCTTATAGCACTCGTTTCCGTTCTGTATGGAACTAAAGATATTAGTGCAATGACAGTGTGGCAGTCAATGACAGCATTCGATCCATCTAATGTTGATCATCAAATTATACGGACAGGACGTATTCCTAGAGTAGCCGCTGTATTGCTAGTTGGAGGATTTTTAGCAGTAGCTGGAGCAGTCATGCAGGGGATTACACGAAATTATTTAGCATCTCCTTCGTTAATGGGGGTCAATGATGGCTCTGCATTTGTCATCACATTAGCTATCGTCTTTTTTCCAGGGCTACCAAATTATCAAATGATTTTATTGTCAATGCTAGGCTCTGCATTAGGGGCAGGGATTGTCTTTGGTTTTGGCTCGTTAATTCGCAATGGTCTATCACCAGTAAGGCTAGCCATTATAGGAACGGTCATTGGTACATTTTTAAGTAGTATTGCTACAGCGATTGCTATGTATTTCCAAGTATCACAAACAGTAAGTGCTTGGTATAACACAAAGGTACATATGGTAGATATGGATATGCTCGTCCTTTCTATTCCGTTTGGTTTGACAGGATTAGTCTTGGCTCTATTATCTGCAAAAGCAATTACCATTACTTCACTAGGTGAAGATATTGCCATGGGACTAGGGCAGAAAACAAAAGCAGTGCGTATTATTAGCATGCTAGCTGTAGTATGTTTGACAGGGACAGCAGTAGCCCTAGTAGGAAAAATTGCCTTTGTAGGGTTAGTCATACCACATATTACACGCTTCCTTGTTGGTGTTGATTATCGCTATATTATTCCTTGCGCGGCTGTCATTGGTGCCTTTTTCTTAGCGCTCTGTGACGTTTTAAGTCGTGTTGTCAATTATCCATTTGAAACGCCAATTGGTGTCCTAACAGCATTGGTTGGTGTACCATTCTTCTTATATCTAGTTCGTAAGCACGGAGGTGAAAAACGTGCGTAA
- a CDS encoding ABC transporter substrate-binding protein has translation MNKYFKMCAPALLALSLAACGTDKAEESTSTTNTAETSATESQTEQSKTQTITYLGEKYELPAEVNNIIAASLESMEDAAMLGIKPAGVLEVGGKIPAYLASDFEGATLVGNKMEPNAEAILNLDPDVIVGTSKFPEETAEKLNKIQTMIPYSHISTNWKENLTLLAQLADKEDDAKKIISDYEAKVADAQVKSKEQLADKQVLIIRVRGGVMYIYPAGVYLNPVLYEDLGAPVPEILTTAKAQAELSLETLAQVNPDAIFLQFEESENTDSPKALEELQKNPIFTSLKAAQNNQVFVNTIEPLAQGGTAWSKVKFLDAAAEKLLK, from the coding sequence ATGAATAAATATTTTAAAATGTGTGCTCCAGCACTTTTAGCATTATCTTTGGCTGCATGTGGAACAGATAAGGCAGAGGAGTCTACGTCAACTACTAATACAGCAGAAACAAGTGCAACGGAATCACAAACTGAACAATCTAAAACACAGACAATCACGTACTTAGGTGAGAAATATGAGCTTCCAGCAGAAGTGAACAATATTATCGCTGCAAGTCTTGAATCTATGGAAGATGCTGCAATGCTTGGTATTAAGCCAGCCGGTGTACTTGAAGTTGGTGGCAAAATTCCTGCTTATCTAGCATCAGATTTTGAAGGTGCTACACTTGTAGGAAATAAAATGGAGCCAAATGCAGAAGCCATTCTTAATCTGGACCCTGATGTAATCGTGGGTACTTCGAAATTCCCTGAAGAAACGGCTGAAAAGTTGAATAAAATTCAAACAATGATTCCATACTCACATATTTCAACAAACTGGAAGGAAAATTTAACATTGCTTGCACAGTTAGCTGATAAAGAAGATGATGCTAAGAAAATCATCTCAGACTATGAAGCAAAAGTTGCTGATGCACAAGTAAAATCCAAAGAGCAATTAGCAGATAAGCAAGTGTTAATCATTCGTGTTCGCGGTGGCGTAATGTACATCTATCCAGCAGGTGTGTATTTAAACCCTGTACTATATGAAGATTTAGGAGCACCAGTTCCAGAAATTTTAACAACTGCAAAAGCACAAGCTGAATTATCACTTGAAACATTAGCGCAAGTAAACCCAGATGCCATTTTCCTTCAATTTGAGGAATCAGAAAATACGGATTCTCCAAAAGCGTTAGAGGAGTTACAAAAGAATCCAATTTTCACTAGCTTAAAGGCAGCACAAAATAATCAAGTTTTCGTCAACACAATTGAGCCATTAGCACAAGGTGGTACTGCTTGGTCTAAGGTGAAATTTTTAGATGCCGCAGCTGAAAAATTACTTAAATAA
- a CDS encoding helix-turn-helix domain-containing protein, translating into MDIKYLIDYFAHASVKFTDVFTKKMEPGEVDRGRTTAPEKCGLVVPLAGSAIFSFNGTPYVMEPGMIVHAGPQMPIEVKATGHKGWEYAVVHYSLPTEEVALFPLSEQHFLINTGFNTQIISHVQQLIESYSFPGNMAIFKSKTLFMNLLENILLAAKMKVLDSASELMEQALQYIHENYAEQLSVSNISKEFGIERRRFAYLFEQHTGMNPSTYITEYRIRRAKELLEYDVIPVAEVAECVGYVDCFYFSRVFKKCTGLSPSAYRKEKMEEANYI; encoded by the coding sequence AAGTTGATAGAGGCAGAACAACAGCACCAGAAAAGTGTGGATTAGTTGTTCCCCTTGCAGGTAGTGCAATCTTTAGCTTTAATGGAACTCCTTATGTGATGGAGCCTGGAATGATTGTCCACGCAGGGCCTCAAATGCCAATCGAAGTGAAAGCGACGGGCCACAAGGGTTGGGAGTATGCAGTCGTTCACTACAGTCTACCAACAGAGGAAGTAGCTCTTTTTCCACTTTCAGAGCAACATTTTTTAATTAATACAGGGTTTAATACGCAAATTATTAGTCATGTTCAGCAATTGATAGAAAGCTATTCCTTTCCGGGGAATATGGCTATATTTAAGTCTAAGACTTTATTTATGAATTTGCTGGAGAATATTCTTTTAGCGGCAAAAATGAAGGTTCTAGATAGTGCCAGTGAGTTAATGGAACAGGCATTACAGTATATACATGAAAATTATGCGGAGCAACTTTCCGTATCAAATATTTCTAAGGAATTTGGTATTGAGCGTCGCCGCTTTGCTTATTTGTTTGAGCAGCATACAGGCATGAATCCGAGCACATATATAACAGAATATCGTATACGACGTGCAAAGGAATTGCTCGAGTATGATGTGATTCCTGTAGCAGAAGTAGCTGAATGTGTCGGATATGTAGATTGTTTTTATTTCAGCCGAGTTTTTAAAAAATGTACGGGCTTGTCACCTTCAGCATACCGAAAGGAAAAAATGGAGGAAGCTAACTATATATAA